One stretch of Gadus macrocephalus chromosome 12, ASM3116895v1 DNA includes these proteins:
- the LOC132469523 gene encoding uncharacterized protein LOC132469523, protein MLWNACLFSFLLPPQSVDRSAFKMTLILGYTVFLLLMNDLLPVTGDTIPLINVFFSLCLALMVASLLETILITNLHSSSRRLAPVPRWVRVVFLQTLGCCVGLPSKPPKEHSTDPNDAVEEGGVYMNPPGGKHLVDTTLDALRTLGRDLQAIRRQVDRQQRGNHNSEEWTQVAGVIDRFLFWLYAVFIIVSFVVMICIWASSCRLNFHCDNDFDRLMTCAFNPPPDDPSCAEYTLNTRVEVKPKAPILTSVTREKGNYLVAWDTKYNDPSFELTVWLNYRKEGENGTEVDVSFMESYEILGKSLEPRTEYLVSVQSNSADPFSGRTTLDALRTLGRDVQAIRRQVDRQQRGNHNSEEWTQVAGVIDRFLFWLYAVFIIVSFVVMICIWASSYSK, encoded by the exons ATGCTCTGGAATGCATGCCTCTTCAGCTTCCTGCTACCCCCACAGAGTGTGGACCGCTCGGCCTTTAAGATGACCCTCATCTTAGGCTACACCGTCTTCCTGTTGCTTATGAATGACTTGCTGCCGGTCACTGGCGACACCATACCACTCATAA ATGTTTTCTTCTCTCTTTGCCTGGCTCTGATGGTGGCCAGCCTGTTGGAGACAATCCTCATCACCAACCTCCACTCAAGCTCCAGACGCCTTGCTCCTGTCCCCCGCTGGGTGAGAGTCGTTTTCCTTCAGACCCTGGGGTGTTGTGTTGGTCTGCCTTCAAAGCCACCAAAAGAACATTCAACAG ATCCCAATGATGCAGTGGAGGAGGGCGGCGTTTACATGAATCCTCCAGGGGGCAAACATCTAGTAGACACAACCCTGGACGCACTGAGGACGTTGGGCAGAGACCTCCAGGCCATCCGGCGGCAGGTGGACCGGCAGCAGAGAGGGAACCACAACTCTGAGGAGTGGACCCAGGTGGCAGGCGTCATCGATCGCTTTCTGTTTTGGCTCTATGCCGTCTTCATAATAGTCAGCTTTGTAGTCATGATTTGTATCTGGGCCTCTTCATGca GGCTCAATTTTCACTGCGACAACGACTTCGACAGGCTGATGACGTGTGCGTTCAATCCCCCGCCCGACGATCCGAGCTGCGCCGAGTACACACTCAACACCCGAGTGGaag TAAAACCCAAAGCCCCAATACTAACTTCGGTGACAAGAGAAAAGGGGAATTATCTGGTGGCGTGGGACACAAAGTACAATGACCCCTCCTTCGAGCTGACGGTGTGGCTGAACTACCGCAAAGAAGGAGAGAACGGCACG GAAGTGGACGTTTCATTCATGGAGTCTTATGAGATTTTGGGCAAGTCCCTGGAGCCGAGAACAGAGTACCTGGTCAGCGTGCAGAGCAACTCTGC cgatccgttttctggaCGCACAACCCTGGACGCACTGAGGACGTTGGGCAGAGACGTCCAGGCCATCCGGCGGCAGGTGGACCGGCAGCAGAGAGGGAACCACAACTCTGAGGAGTGGACCCAGGTGGCAGGCGTCATCGATCGCTTTCTGTTTTGGCTCTATGCCGTCTTCATAATAGTCAGCTTTGTAGT
- the LOC132469221 gene encoding 5-hydroxytryptamine receptor 3A-like — MVNFTEVLVSFTLYGILGVDEKAQLLNTYIWLDIGWKNEFISWDPEQCGTDQISLPRSKFWIPDIVINEFMAKNTAPAVPFLHVHSDGWIYDFSPVRVVSSCNLNIYAFPFDVQNCTFTFGSYMHTSKDIRVELNIPIKEILKNSMEVMTTVGEWQLIDIIAYKESHNAEPPYGSDELVFHIGLRRRSTLYVVNLIIPSCFLITVDLFSFLLPPQSVDRSAFKMTLILGYTVFLLLMNDLLPVTGNTIPLINVFFSLCLALMVASLLETILITNLHSSSSRLAPVPRWVRVVFLQTLGCCVGLPSKPPKEHSTDPNDAVEEGGVYMNPPGAKHLVDTTLDALRKLGRDLQAIRRQVDRQQRGNHNSEEWTQVAGVIDRFLFWLYAVFIIVSFVVMICIWASSYSK, encoded by the exons ATGGTTAATTTCACAGAGGTCTTGGTATCTTTTACCCTGTATGGAATTCTCGGAGTG GATGAAAAAGCTCAACTCTTGAACACTTATATTTGGCTTGACATt GGATGGAAGAATGAGTTCATCAGCTGGGATCCAGAACAGTGCGGCACCGACCAGATTTCACTACCTAGAAGCAAATTCTGGATACCAGATATTGTCATCAATGAATT TATGGCTAAGAACACAGCCCCAGCTGTGCCTTTTTTACATGTCCATTCTGATGGTTGGATCTACGACTTCAGCCCAGTCAGAGTGGTTAGCTCCTGCAACCTGAACATCTACGCCTTCCCCTTCGACGTCCAGAACTGCACTTTCACCTTCGGTtcctacatgcacacat CCAAGGACATCAGGGTTGAACTGAACATTCCCATAAAGGAGATTCTGAAGAACTCAATGGAAGTGATGACTACTGTAGGAGAGTGGCAGCTCATCGATATCATTGCTTATAAAGAGTCACACAATGCAGAACCACCGTACGGAAGTGATGAGCTTGTGTTTCAC ATTGGTCTGAGGCGTAGGTCCACTCTCTATGTGGTCAACCTGATCATCCCCAGCTGCTTCCTGATCACAGTGGACCTCTTCAGCTTCCTGCTACCCCCACAGAGTGTGGACCGCTCGGCCTTTAAGATGACCCTCATCTTAGGCTACACCGTCTTCCTGTTGCTTATGAATGACTTGCTGCCGGTCACTGGCAACACCATACCACTCATAA ATGTTTTCTTCTCTCTTTGCCTGGCTCTGATGGTGGCCAGCCTGTTGGAGACAATCCTCATCACCAACCTCCACTCAAGCTCCAGTCGCCTTGCTCCTGTCCCCCGCTGGGTGAGAGTCGTTTTCCTTCAGACCCTGGGGTGTTGTGTTGGTCTGCCTTCAAAGCCACCAAAAGAACATTCAACAG ATCCCAATGATGCAGTGGAGGAGGGCGGCGTTTACATGAATCCTCCAGGGGCCAAACATCTAGTAGACACAACCCTGGACGCACTGAGGAAGTTGGGCAGAGACCTCCAGGCCATCCGGCGGCAGGTGGACCGGCAGCAGAGAGGGAACCACAACTCTGAGGAGTGGACCCAGGTGGCAGGCGTCATCGATCGCTTTCTGTTTTGGCTCTATGCCGTCTTCATAATAGTCAGCTTTGTAGTCATGATTTGTATCTGGGCCTCTTCATAcagcaaataa
- the LOC132469215 gene encoding uncharacterized protein LOC132469215 has protein sequence MFSSIGFRFYFGVFLLNCISMAAQDTGLNLHCVNDFDRLMMCAFNPPPDDPSCAEYTLNTRVELTQRYTERNCNLTSDPVRTGRCSCSLDINLFNVGDNYTTTLRKAGALVESKNISAYSNVKPKAPILTSVTREKGNYLVAWDTKYNDPSFNLTVWLNYRKEGENGTKVNVSSTESYEILGKSLEPSTEYLVSVQSYSAFYSESSGDLTFTTPVSPTSIAVAVIVSLCVAAFIITSFLYLFCTRLKESWWDSVGDYKNSTLLFMVPGDHKVLMPQKTPLSSVYVEACKEDEFDEKPLDSGGNSLQSVRANSVASSLGCSQKVSIDIISDVEEAMRMAFPQLSTAPCHIVAHSNNGYNPNTGTSSPSVFENMTYSMSSSGTQGLYAANPPAVLSESFYKPSMLWGGVHNPFPDSQVPIFQLTGQRQPFDPSHMKTDLSYQSRNAESGSLSQSEALQVDLSYSCSPGDTTSSSDLHGFGSSQSGDNLKESLLVGEADRSSMMERVSVEEKPSFNVWVSNPSEVSCPSPACSLVSLDDDFQEFQCMMKQPGVLIPTANDSRPRGRPDKLPETPYTGMPQRTIEGASTLTQTTQAAQGILDTQSNKVSLLPADQHKLIMISDYHSV, from the exons ATGTTTTCCTCTATTGGATTTAGGTTTTACTTTGGCGTTTTCCTTCTAAACTGTATTTCTATGGCAGCGCAAG ACACAGGGCTCAATCTTCACTGCGTCAACGACTTCGACAGGCTGATGATGTGTGCGTTCAATCCCCCGCCCGACGATCCGAGCTGCGCCGAGTACACACTCAACACCCGAGTTGAACTCACACAAAGATACAC TGAGAGGAATTGCAATTTAACATCGGACCCAGTTCGGACGGGAAGGTGCAGTTGCTCGTTGGACATCAATTT GTTTAATGTGGGGGACAATTACACAACAACGCTGCGGAAAGCTGGGGCTCTAGTGGAGTCCAAAAACATCTCAGCTTACTCAAACG TAAAACCCAAAGCCCCAATACTAACTTCGGTGACAAGAGAAAAGGGGAATTATCTGGTGGCGTGGGACACAAAGTACAATGACCCCTCCTTCAACCTGACGGTGTGGCTGAACTACCGCAAAGAAGGAGAGAACGGCACG AAAGTGAACGTTTCGTCCACGGAGTCTTATGAGATTTTGGGCAAGTCCCTGGAGCCGAGTACAGAGTACCTGGTCAGCGTGCAGAGCTACTCTGCGTTCTACAGTGAAAGTAGTGGAGACCTGACATTCACCACCC CTGTGTCACCTACCAGTATTGCGGTTGCGGTtattgtgagtttgtgtgttgctGCTTTCATCATCACCAGTTTCCTGTATCTATTCTGCACACG GTTGAAGGAGAGTTGGTGGGATAGCGTTGGCGACTATAAAAACTCAACTTTGTTATTCATGGTCCCAGGAGATCACAAG GTGCTTATGCCGCAGAAAACTCCCCTGAGCTCTGTCTATGTTGAGGCCTGCAAAGAGGACGAATTCGACGAAAAACCATT GGACAGCGGTGGTAATTCCCTTCAAAGTGTCAGAGCAAACAGCGTGGCCTCGTCTCTGGGTTGCTCTCAGAAAGTCTCCATTGACATCATCTCCGATGTGGAGGAAGCCATGCGTATGGCCTTCCCCCAGCTCTCCACAGCTCCCTGCCACATCGTTGCCCACAGCAACAATGGTTACAATCCAAACACTGGGACCTCCAGCCCCTCCGTTTTTGAGAACATGACATATTCCATGTCTTCTTCTGGGACCCAGGGGTTATACGCTGCCAACCCGCCTGCTGTACTTAGTGAGTCCTTCTACAAACCCAGTATGTTGTGGGGTGGGGTACACAACCCTTTTCCAGATTCTCAGGTGCCTATTTTCCAGCTGACTGGACAGAGGCAGCCTTTCGATCCATCCCATATGAAAACTGACCTTTCCTATCAGTCGCGGAACGCTGAATCGGGGAGCCTATCCCAATCAGAGGCTCTGCAGGTAGACCTCTCGTATAGCTGTTCTCCGGGTGACACCACTTCTTCCTCCGACCTGCATGGCTTTGGCTCCTCTCAGTCTGGTGACAACTTGAAAGAGTCACTCCTAGTCGGAGAAGCTGACCGGTCCAGCATGATGGAACGTGTTTCCGTTGAGGAGAAACCGTCATTCAACGTCTGGGTTTCAAATCCTTCTGAGGTGTCCTGCCCTTCCCCTGCATGCAGCCTTGTTTCCTTGGACGATGACTTTCAGGAATTCCAATGTATGATGAAGCAACCAGGAGTGCTCATTCCAACGGCAAACGACAGTAGGCCCAGAGGTCGGCCGGACAAGCTTCCTGAGACTCCCTACACTGGAATGCCTCAAAGAACCATAGAGGGAGCAAGCACCTTAACCCAAACAACACAAGCAGCCCAGGGTATTCTGGACACTCAAAGCAACAAGGTGTCTCTTCTGCCTGCGGATCAGCACAAGCTAATCATGATCAGTGATTATCATAGTGTTTAA